A genomic stretch from Actinomycetota bacterium includes:
- a CDS encoding tRNA (adenine-N1)-methyltransferase encodes MRFEADDLCLLVDFKGRRYLLTLREDGEFHSHLGVIPHTDLIGIQEGSLVSTGSGSKLLAIRPRFVDYVLKMRRGAQVVYPKDVGPILVYGDIKPGSIVLEAGTGSGALTIALVRAVGPNGRVVSVERREDHAAHARRSIERFFGEIPSTLDLRVGDVETEAETVHADRLVLDLPEPWHIARAGGHMEPGGVFIAYLPTVPQVQTLVETMRDVGSFALIDVFETLHRTWKVEGRSVRPDHRMVGHTGFVVIGRRSNT; translated from the coding sequence ATGAGGTTCGAAGCCGACGATCTCTGCCTGCTCGTCGACTTCAAGGGAAGACGCTATCTCCTCACACTGCGAGAAGATGGTGAGTTTCATTCGCATCTCGGCGTGATCCCGCACACAGACCTGATCGGCATACAGGAAGGCTCTCTGGTTTCGACGGGAAGCGGGAGCAAGCTGCTGGCCATTCGTCCACGGTTCGTTGACTACGTGCTGAAGATGCGCAGGGGCGCGCAAGTCGTCTACCCGAAGGACGTTGGCCCCATTCTCGTCTACGGAGATATCAAGCCGGGCAGCATCGTTCTGGAAGCAGGCACCGGATCCGGAGCCCTCACCATCGCTCTTGTGCGCGCCGTCGGGCCGAACGGACGTGTGGTCAGTGTCGAACGTCGCGAAGATCACGCAGCGCATGCCCGCCGCAGCATCGAACGATTCTTCGGTGAGATTCCTTCGACCCTCGATCTGCGCGTCGGAGATGTCGAGACCGAAGCCGAGACCGTACACGCGGACCGGCTCGTTCTCGATCTCCCCGAACCGTGGCACATCGCCCGTGCAGGCGGCCACATGGAACCCGGAGGCGTCTTCATCGCGTACCTCCCCACCGTGCCGCAGGTACAGACACTCGTGGAAACGATGCGAGACGTCGGCTCGTTCGCGCTGATCGATGTCTTCGAGACGCTGCACCGCACCTGGAAGGTGGAAGGACGATCGGTCCGTCCTGATCACCGCATGGTCGGACACACCGGGTTCGTGGTTATCGGGCGGAGAAGCAATACGTGA
- a CDS encoding ferredoxin produces the protein MKVWIDQDLCTGDGLCEEIAPDVFVLLDDGLAYVKEGDKIFAASEGNPEGAQGLGVVPAGQEEMVIESAEECPGECIFIEP, from the coding sequence ATGAAGGTTTGGATCGACCAAGATCTGTGTACGGGCGATGGCCTCTGCGAAGAGATCGCGCCGGATGTTTTTGTGCTGTTGGATGACGGACTCGCCTATGTCAAAGAAGGCGACAAGATCTTTGCAGCCTCCGAAGGCAACCCGGAAGGGGCTCAAGGTCTCGGCGTTGTTCCTGCAGGGCAGGAAGAAATGGTCATCGAGTCCGCGGAAGAGTGCCCGGGAGAGTGCATCTTCATCGAGCCGTAG
- a CDS encoding adenine nucleotide alpha hydrolase family protein codes for MRCRVCRGSAAIEVKRHNAAFCGQHFIDHVRRQVGRTIHDHAMFGPDERLAVGVSGGKDSLALWDILHHLGYRAEGIYLDLGIGAYSQDSLSRVEAFAEERDLILHSVSLLQHYGFSIPDAAKATRRTPCSACGLSKRYVLNEEATRRGFDVLVMGHNLDDEAATLFSNVLNWNMEYLGRQRPVLPASDGLAKKVKPLIRVAERETAAYAVLAGIDYEVEECPLVGGNTVNRLKEWMAMLEHDSPGVTQHFLGGFFGRASHAFAVDIPDLHPCSKCERPTTGERCAFCRLQERAVT; via the coding sequence ATGCGCTGTCGCGTATGTAGAGGGAGCGCGGCCATCGAGGTAAAGCGTCACAATGCGGCGTTCTGTGGACAGCACTTCATCGATCATGTGCGTAGACAAGTTGGACGAACCATTCACGACCACGCCATGTTCGGTCCCGACGAACGTCTTGCGGTCGGTGTGTCGGGAGGCAAGGACAGCCTGGCGCTCTGGGACATCTTGCATCACCTCGGCTATCGGGCTGAAGGGATCTATCTCGACCTCGGCATCGGGGCCTACTCGCAGGACAGTCTGAGCCGAGTCGAGGCCTTCGCCGAAGAACGGGATCTGATTCTGCATTCGGTCAGCCTGCTGCAGCACTACGGATTCTCGATTCCCGATGCTGCGAAGGCGACTCGGCGCACGCCCTGTTCTGCATGCGGCCTCTCCAAGCGGTACGTCCTGAATGAGGAGGCGACACGCCGGGGCTTTGATGTTCTCGTGATGGGACATAATCTGGACGACGAGGCTGCGACGCTCTTCTCCAACGTGCTCAACTGGAACATGGAATACCTGGGCAGACAGCGCCCTGTTCTTCCGGCTTCGGACGGTTTGGCCAAGAAGGTGAAGCCGCTGATTCGCGTCGCCGAACGAGAGACCGCCGCGTACGCGGTTCTCGCCGGGATCGACTACGAGGTGGAGGAGTGTCCGCTTGTGGGAGGAAACACGGTCAATCGTCTCAAGGAATGGATGGCCATGCTCGAACATGACTCGCCGGGAGTCACCCAGCACTTCCTCGGGGGCTTCTTCGGCAGGGCCTCACATGCATTCGCAGTCGATATTCCCGACCTGCATCCCTGCTCCAAGTGCGAAAGGCCGACCACCGGCGAGCGGTGCGCCTTCTGCAGGCTTCAGGAAAGAGCGGTGACATGA
- a CDS encoding fumarylacetoacetate hydrolase family protein has protein sequence MQLGRIAVQSAFRGLRTGDARLILIGAALLGFRWLRKPSGDALVYKQRLRPGDTVEIRLEPQER, from the coding sequence ATGCAATTGGGTCGTATCGCCGTGCAAAGTGCTTTCCGGGGTCTGCGAACGGGTGATGCCCGGCTGATCCTGATCGGAGCAGCGCTTCTGGGGTTCAGGTGGCTCCGGAAGCCGAGTGGCGACGCGCTGGTATACAAGCAGCGTCTCCGGCCCGGCGACACCGTCGAGATCCGACTCGAACCTCAGGAGCGGTAG
- a CDS encoding MoaD/ThiS family protein: MKVIRRHPRREIHIEGPMTVRALLEHLDIVPETVLVIRDSDLLTRDQRLEADDTVELRPVISGG, from the coding sequence GTGAAGGTCATCCGCCGCCACCCTCGACGCGAAATCCACATCGAAGGGCCCATGACGGTGCGTGCTCTCCTCGAACACCTGGACATCGTCCCCGAGACGGTATTGGTGATCCGCGACAGCGACCTGCTCACCCGTGATCAGCGGCTGGAGGCAGACGACACGGTGGAGTTACGGCCGGTCATTTCGGGGGGCTGA